In the genome of Methanobrevibacter sp., the window TTGTCATCTACCAATTCTTGAATTAACTTATATGACTCTTTTTCTTTCATGTTTAATTCTAGTTCCTCCACATCCTTTTTGGAATTAACTGTGTTAATTTCCTTTTCATGTTCGGACAAACTAGCTTTATTGTCTTTAAAAACAACCAAATCTTTTAATTGAAGCTCTTCTAAAATCTCAACTAAATCGTATTCATGGAACCCCACTTCCTTCATCAGGACAGAAACAGGGATTCCATCGGGATATTCGAGATTAAATATCCTTATCTGGTCTAAAACAACTTCTTCTTTTTTAGTAATGGTAATCATATAATCATTCAACTTTAGTTTTTATAATAATATTTTATAATTTAATATTACTTAATATTTATGATTGGATTAGGATAACTGCATTTCATTCTGCAATGCTTTAGCTTCCTGCCTGTTTTTCTCCGCATTTTCTTCAGGAGTCAAATCATGAGGCCTTGTGAAAAATAAATCCAAATCATTTACAACCTGGCAAATTGACATGTGTAAAAGTTCTTTTAAAGCCAAACTCCTTTGAACACGGTTTAAAGATTCGTCACCGTAAATCCTGTCGTGATCCTTTTTATAATCCTGACGTATTTTTACAGGATCCAAACCTGTTTGAAGCTGTGATTCATCATATTCTTCAGTCAACATTAAGAAATTAATCAGTTCTTCCTTTTCTTCAGCAAAATCATTTTCCTCATCAGCAATTACCTGATGGAAATACTGATAAACAGATTGGAACACATCTCTTGAGACATTACCGTTAATTATGTTATCGATGAACAAATCAAAAGTCTCTGAAATGTAATATTTCCCGTTTTCCTTTTTGGTTTGAAATACCAATTCGTTTTCAACATTGGCCACATATTGAACTAAAACAACATCCTGGCCTTTTTCAAAGGTATTTGTATTGAATTTAGTATTATTTAATTTATAATCAGAATTAGTTTTTAAAGCATTTTCGATATTTTCAATATCTTCTTTTGAAATCTCCATAAACTTTTCAGCCATTTTTAATCAACTCCCATTATACATTTTATACAACTGCAATATTAAAAGTATTTATTTATAAAATTTTAAAATTTAATTATGAAAGCTGAAGACATCCTTATCGAACTTAAAGAATTATCCCAACAAACCCAAATTACAAAAAAAGAATTAATGATGCTTCTGAAAAAATATGCTCACATCATCTCAGTGAATGATTTAATGATGGCTACAGTGCATATACGAAAGGATGGGGAATATATTCAAGCGCAATACCGTGAAAAATACCTGAAAATCTACATAAAATATTTCGTATTGCGCATGAGGGAAGTGCTTGAAAAAGAGGATTATGAAAGCTCAGCAATCATAAACAAGCAATTACTGGATGAATCATTCCACCTGCTTGAAAGGACATTTAAAAATGAAAGCATATCCAATGATAAGGACAATAAATTCCCCCTTATTTACGTCATTACATCTCTTTACACAACATTTATCCTGGAAGAACCTATTCATCCGGTAGGCAGTGAATTTCCAGGAAATTTAGCAGTGGAAGAAAGGAACGGTACATTCTTTTGTCCAGTTAAGGATAATCAAAAAGATAATGAAAATGCAATCTGTCATTTATGTCTTGCAGAACAGACACCGGATATTTAGAGTTGATGAAAATGAACATATGTCTTTATGGATCAGGAAGCCGTGAAATAGATGAAATTTATACCGATAATGCATATGAGTTAGGATGTGAGATTGCCAAGCATGGCCATACCCTTGTCTTTGGAGGCGGTGACACCGGAATGATGGGGGCCTGTGCCCGTGGAGTCCATGACAATAACGGAAAATCCCTTGGAATAGCACCTCCATGGATTGGAGATTTCGAGCCTCTCTGTGAAGATTGCAGTGAATTCATTTATGTGAATTCAATGGATGAAAGAAAAAACAAATTTGTTGAACATTCAGATGCATTCATCATATCTCCGGGAGGCATAGGAACACTGGATGAATTTTTTGAAATTATCACCCTTAAAAAATTAAAACAGCACGATAAGGAAATTATTGTATTCAATATTGCAAATTTCTTTGATAAGATGTTTGAAATGATTGAAGAAATGGGCGAGAAGGGTTTTTTATACAAGCAGGATGAAATCTTTAAAACAGCAAGCAACATTGAAGAAATATTCGAATATCTGGAATGAAATAACTTAAATTTTAAAAAAAGATGATGCCTATGATAAGTGATGATGAAACTTTGAAAATTGTGCAAAGATTGGAAAATGCGGGAAATATAGACATTAAAAAAACAATTGAAAAGGCAGCCACAGCAGGCTATTTAGGTGAAGAACACTTTTATTGTACAGTTATAGAAGAAGGCGGAATGACACACATGGTGCCTGAAATCTTCGGAGACAGATACAAATCAATGAAATTAGATAATCTTTACTTTGACATCATATCCAAGGCACTTGACCACGACGGCATCTATATCTCTTTGGGATACTGTGCAAGCAATCTGATGATTCCGGACAGCGAATGTATGGAAATAATCGAATATGACGATTATGATTTGGAAGAAGATGAACTGGAATACCCTGTCGAATATGCATTAATTACAGCAGACGGCGTGAAGAAATTTAGAGTTTTTGCCGAAGAGGGAATAGCCGGACATGACCGCACAGAGGATGTGGGACTTATGATAAATATCATTGACGGAGAATACAAGGCATACTTCGCTCTCAGGTCAACTGACCAGTGCATGTCCAGTTTTAGAGTTATGCCCTTCAGCATAAAATATCAAAAAGAACACCCATTATCACTTAAAAATCCTATAAATAAGATATTAATTGAAATGATTGATAAAACAATTATTTTAAATGAATGAAGAAATGCAGCACAAAAAAATATTTTTATACTATTTTTTATTCTTCATCATCATCATTTTTTAAAGATTCAATATAAGCTTCACGGATTTCCTCTGCAAATTCATCATTTCCTTCAATTATAGGACCGGTGTAATCACAATCCCTGCAAATACATTGTGACCAATTTTGAGGAATAATCCAATCAACATTTCTAGATCCGCATCTTGGACAAATTTTATGCATTTTCATTTTATCACCAGACAACCCTTTAATCTTTTCATTTCATAAGTTTTTTCCCAATTCATAAGCTTCATCAGGATATTTTGAAAATCTGGTCATGGATGGAGTTCCGCAGCCATAGCCTAAAATTCTTCCTTTATCCTCTAAATTAAGATATCTCAGTAATGTATCATAATGAGCTTCCAAAGCGTCAAATGTCCAATCATCACTGTTATATGCAACAGTTAAAAGAGCTGATTTCATGTGCTTTTGCTGAATTGAGAAATTTCTTGAACAGAACCTGTCCACAAGAATTTTGAGTTGAGCTGACATTCCATAGTAATATAATGGAGTGACAAAGACCATCATGTCCGCCTTTAGTATTTTTTGTCTGAATTCATCCATATCATCGCTTAAACTGCATTCTCCTTCATAACCGCAATGAACACATCCGATGCATGGAGAAATATTTGCATGAGCAGCATCTATCTCATCAACATTGTGGCCTGCTTCACGTGCCCCCTTCATGAAACTTTCGGCAAGCATATTTGATGAGCCGTTTCTGTTTGGACTTCCTTTTAAAACCAATATTTCCATAATCTCAACCTCATTAATATATACTATTTAAATAATTATAGATATATACTTTTAATCACTTATAATTAGGAGGATAAAAAAATGAAAAGAAAATCAATAATAATAGCATTAGCCGTACTTATATTAGCATGCAGCGTTACAGCTATTGCAGCAGAAAGTGCAAGTGTAGGAGACTACACTTTTGATTATCCGGATGACTTTAAGGTAAACAGCACCTCCGACACACAGGCAGTATTTGAAAAAGACAACACACATGCCATTGTTGTGCTATTTTCAGACAGTGTTGCCAACAGCGATGATGCAAAAACAAACCTGGAATCAAAAGGCTATGAATTCCTTGGTGAAAATACCTACGACGCAGAAGGATATTCAGTAACTCAACAAAACTTCGAAAAAGATGGTCTTACAGTATATAGCTACAACTTCCAAATGAAAGATGGGAAATACTGTGTTATTACTTACACCATCCCAAGCAGCGAACAGCCTGGTGAAAACGAGGACAATCCAATAACCGAAATTATTAAAACTTTAAAATAGCCTCATTGAGGCTATTCTAATTTTTTTAAAAAATAAAATTATTTTAGAGTGAAAACTATTGATCGGACTATTGTAATCAAGCAACAAATACTGATTGCAATCGGATGACCTAAAAACGCCACAACCAAACCAACACCGAAGAAAATCAACGGAATTATAACTGCATTTTTAACGTTTAACGCCTCTTTCAACTCTTGATTTTCAGAATTAATTCCAATTAATGATTTGGCCATGACATAATGAAGAACATTAATTAAAATGAAATCCAAACCGTATAAACATTGGGCAAGCAGTGAAAATATATTATTCGCAACAAAAGTTGTCAGATAAGGAATTAACGAAACAATAAGTAGCAAAATAATATTTTGCCAAATAATTCTTGGATTAATCTTTTCAACATGATTATAAATTAAATGATGATACTGCCACAGGTTAGTACATACTAAAAAACTAATAAGATATGCAAAATAAGAGTTTTTTATTGCCCATAATGCGGCAAGTGAAGCATCGGCAGGTTGAGGTAATTCCAACACTAAAACAGTCACTATAATTGCAATAATTGCATCATAAAATGCCTCCAAACGATTGGTGGGCATATAATTTTTAGTTTTCATAATAACCAATTGTTTTAAGAATTATTTAAAATTTTTTTCCAATCTCAAAAGCTTCAGCAAATTTTTCAGGCTGGTTTCGAACATCTCCTAAATTTCCAACATCGAGAACGTCCAATATCTGATAATGCATGTTCATTTGAAATGGTTGTATTTTGGTAAGCTCAATATAGGAGTCATAATATCCTTCAGGACCCAAATGAGTAAATATTAATGCAACTTTACCAGATAATGAAATAAATGGATTATTTGTAATTCCAAAAAGCCTGTCCAGCAACACCTTTAAATCTCCGGTCATCTGTCCGAAATATATCGGAGTTGATACAATCAATCCTTCAGCTTCGGCAATTTCATGTGTTACTTTAAGTCCATCATCATCAAATACGCAATCTCTTCCGCTCACGCAGACACCACATCCCCTACATGGATGCACTTCCAAATCACTGATGCAATGTTTAATTACATTATGACCATTGCTTTGAGCCCCTTTTATCATTTCATCAAGAAGCATGTCCGTATTTGCATGCTTTCTAGGTGAACCCATTAATGCTACAATATCCATTATAATCCCCTTTTATTATTTCTAATCTTAGTTAACATGCCCATATCCAGGTTATCTATTCCCTTTTGAAGATTTTTAATAATTTTTTCTTTATTCTGTTTGAAATTAACATTATTCAAATCCATTGATACGGTATGGTGAGTAATGAATCGTCCGTCAAAATCCAAATTCTCGATAAACAAAAGCAACTCATGCATCAATTCTTTTTCAACCAGAGGATGAAATTTTCCCCGTTTATATAATGCCAAAAGTCCAGTTCCCTCAAAAAGAACCAAACCTCCAGTTCCGACAACTGTAGGATTAGCCTGGCTGAATATCTTTGCTGAATTCAATGCATGCTGTTTTGACAGTTCAACACCACCGATACCATTTAAAAAAGTTAACCAGTAATCTATTCCTGCTTTATCCAGCTTTTCACATTGTTCTATAATATCTTTACTTCCATAACCTTTCTTTACGCTTTTAAGTGTTTCATCATCTCCGCTTTCGGCTCCCAGATTTAACTCAAGAATTCCC includes:
- a CDS encoding DUF2115 domain-containing protein; the encoded protein is MKAEDILIELKELSQQTQITKKELMMLLKKYAHIISVNDLMMATVHIRKDGEYIQAQYREKYLKIYIKYFVLRMREVLEKEDYESSAIINKQLLDESFHLLERTFKNESISNDKDNKFPLIYVITSLYTTFILEEPIHPVGSEFPGNLAVEERNGTFFCPVKDNQKDNENAICHLCLAEQTPDI
- a CDS encoding TIGR00730 family Rossman fold protein, translating into MNICLYGSGSREIDEIYTDNAYELGCEIAKHGHTLVFGGGDTGMMGACARGVHDNNGKSLGIAPPWIGDFEPLCEDCSEFIYVNSMDERKNKFVEHSDAFIISPGGIGTLDEFFEIITLKKLKQHDKEIIVFNIANFFDKMFEMIEEMGEKGFLYKQDEIFKTASNIEEIFEYLE
- a CDS encoding flavodoxin family protein, with the protein product MEILVLKGSPNRNGSSNMLAESFMKGAREAGHNVDEIDAAHANISPCIGCVHCGYEGECSLSDDMDEFRQKILKADMMVFVTPLYYYGMSAQLKILVDRFCSRNFSIQQKHMKSALLTVAYNSDDWTFDALEAHYDTLLRYLNLEDKGRILGYGCGTPSMTRFSKYPDEAYELGKNL
- a CDS encoding TMEM175 family protein yields the protein MEAFYDAIIAIIVTVLVLELPQPADASLAALWAIKNSYFAYLISFLVCTNLWQYHHLIYNHVEKINPRIIWQNIILLLIVSLIPYLTTFVANNIFSLLAQCLYGLDFILINVLHYVMAKSLIGINSENQELKEALNVKNAVIIPLIFFGVGLVVAFLGHPIAISICCLITIVRSIVFTLK
- a CDS encoding flavodoxin family protein; this encodes MDIVALMGSPRKHANTDMLLDEMIKGAQSNGHNVIKHCISDLEVHPCRGCGVCVSGRDCVFDDDGLKVTHEIAEAEGLIVSTPIYFGQMTGDLKVLLDRLFGITNNPFISLSGKVALIFTHLGPEGYYDSYIELTKIQPFQMNMHYQILDVLDVGNLGDVRNQPEKFAEAFEIGKKF
- a CDS encoding radical SAM protein, producing the protein MHYTGTVYRNPYEPPSPLLEITQGCSHNKCKFCNMYSSVKYRPSPMDWIEEDIKEIASVYPETDRLQLLSADPFVLSFNRLNEICDLINKYLPNIEIMTMAARVDNIKDKSVEKLKILKDKGILELNLGAESGDDETLKSVKKGYGSKDIIEQCEKLDKAGIDYWLTFLNGIGGVELSKQHALNSAKIFSQANPTVVGTGGLVLFEGTGLLALYKRGKFHPLVEKELMHELLLFIENLDFDGRFITHHTVSMDLNNVNFKQNKEKIIKNLQKGIDNLDMGMLTKIRNNKRGL